A window of [Clostridium] innocuum genomic DNA:
CTTCAAGCCTTCGATATGAAAAAAAGCCTCAAAATACTGTCCGTTCTTATTCTGACAGAATTTGAGTCTTTCCTTCAGCTGCTGGAAAAACGCAGATGCATCATCATACTGCGCATAAATGTGATAGGTATCGTTTATTCCTTTGATTTTAATCTGAACCATTCGACCTTCTCCCCTTTTCGTATACGGAGTGCTTTCATTTCCAGATAGTCGTCCTTGATACGAATGAGGAATACAATAACCATGACAAGAATCGCATTAGCGAGCAAGGTCATTAGCTCATAACGCTCCGCCCACAGCATCAGCGACATACTGGTAATTCTTTGAAAGTTCATATAGCAGTATATCAGAAGATCCTTGACGAAAATTGTCACAATACAGAGAACCAGCGATTCAATCAGCGTCTCCGTCATATGCTTGCTCCACAGCTGCAGCAGACACGCTATGACGGTATAAATAATCGCATAGAGCAGAAACGTGTTCGCAAAACAGAAATCGTAAATCATACCGCAGCCAAAAGCGAACAGGCAGGAATCCAGAAAACTGAATTTACGAATTGTCAGCACCATGGCACAGAAGCCAAGATTCGGTATGAACAGCAGATCGTTAATCAGATAGCTGTTGGGAAAAATCACGGTAAGTATTTCATCGATCAGAAAGCAGATGATGACAAAGACGATATGCGCCATGCCTACTCATCTCCCTTTTCAACGATGACACTAACAACTGAGAACGTCTGAAAATCATCAATTGGCCGAACATAGATGGTCTGTCCGGTCTGATTGGAGAGCGCCTGCACACTGTCCACGGTGCCGATCAGCAGTCCGCTTGGATAGCCGCCGCCCTTGCCGCTTGTGACGACCTGCATTCCCTTTTTGATTTCACTGCTGTCATCAAACAGCAAAACGATATAGCAGCCGCGCTTGACATCATAGCTCTGCAAAACACCCAGAGAGCTTTTCTTTTCATCCAGCAGAATCTTAATGGATGCTGAATTCAGCTTATCTTCACTGGTCAGCAGCTTGACAACGCTGGTATGAGCGGAAACACTCTTGATCTTTCCAACCATGCCATTCGTACTTTCTACTGCCATACCGGCCTTAATGCCTTCCTTGCTGCCCTTATCAATGGTAATCTCATTGTTCCAGGTAGCCTGATCACGCAGAATAACCTTCGCCCATGTCCGTTTATATGTATCATCACTCGTTTTGATGCCCAATGCTTCCTCAAGCTCTGCATTTTTTTGTTTCTCATTGACATACTTTGCCTTGTAGGAAGGATTTTTGCTCAGCTCATAGCGCAGCCGGTCATTTTCCTCATTCACGCTCCATAGGTTTGCAAAATCACTGAACAGATTTTTTACGGTTTCTGTCGGATAATCAATCAGTGCATATTTCAGCATCGTGACTACATCATAGCCGATATTGCTTGTTACAGAGCCGCTCATACTCCTTAAAAGGATACCTATCATCACAAAGAACGCGATAACGCCTAAGATTATTTTTTGAAAACGATTCAATTTTGACATGCTCTCACCTATTTCTTCATGTTTCCCATATATTATATAGGGGAAAGAAAAATAGTTCAATGACAATCTGGTTTTTGTCAAAATCTTAAGAAAACTTTAGGAAAGTCCCGGCTGCAGCAGTCCCTTCTGTGCGAAGCTGAAATATGTATTGCGGCTGACAATAATATGATCCATCAGTGGAATCGCCGTCATGACGCCGCACTCCTCAATACTTCTGGTCAAAGAGATATCCGCCGAGGATGGCTGCGGATCACCGGACGGATGGTTGTGGACACATAGGATTTTCGCACAGCCAAGCTGCATCGCTTCCCGAAAGATTTCCCTGGGATGCACACTCGCATTGGTCAGGGTGCCGACAAACATCACGCGGCTGCTGATCAGCTGATTTTTCTGATTGAGGAACAATACGAGAAAATGCTCCTGCTGTTCAAAGCCGATCTGCTGATTGACCCATTCCAGAATATCCTGCGGATGATGGATGCCCGGTGCATGCAGCACCTCATCAAAGGCGATTCTGCGTCCCAGCTCAAATGCCGCCAGAAGAGAAATGGCTTTCGCCTCCTTGATTCCCGACAGTCCCATCAGCTCCTGCATATTCGCCTTTCCCAAATCCCCCATGGAGCTCCAGTGCCTCAGCACCTCATCTGCCAGCTCCAGTGCGGACATGGAACGCGTGCCGCTGCGTAATACCAGAGCCAGCAGCTCCCGATTGGAAAGCGCCGCTATTCCGTGCTGCAGCGCCTTTTCTCTTGGACGCTCCTCCTTGTTTAATTCCTTTACTTTCATTTTCCAATCCTTTCCAGTGCCTTGTCATATGCCTGCTCATCAATTAGTTTGACCACATCGGAATTCTCTACGGTAACATCTTTCGGAATGTAGCTGTATTTCAACGCTTTCAGCTTCTGCTGAACCTGCTGACTTTCCTTTTCATCACTGCTTACACCGCAGACGACAGCCGTCAGCTTATCCTGCTTCATCGTATAGCTTTTCAGACCTTCCTTTTCCAGCTTTTCCTGCATATCCTGCACACTCTGTGCCTTTTCATATAATCCCACCTGATTCATATACAGCGTTCGCTTATCATCATTCGCTTTTCCCAGCGTAAAGGAAAACAGCACATAATACATCAGACAGAATACCACGGAAAACAGAATACCGAACAGCATAATCAGCCGTTTATTTTCCACATGCATCACCTCACCCTAACCATATGCATCCCGCATTTGACACATACCTCATTCGACAGGAAAGGATAAAACACCTCCTTACACTATATCTATACGATTTAAAATCGGGAAACTCCTAAAAAATCCGCTAATTCATGTAAATCTTTCTATTATTTCCAATCACAGATGTCAAAAAAGCAGAAAGCTGTGGTACAATTACGCATATGGAGGTACCGATATGAAAAAATGGATTGCACTGCTTGCACTGATGTGTCTTTGTACTGTATCCGGCTGTACAAAAAAAGAAACACCACGGTCCCCTGCGGAAACGACGGCAGCCTTTTTAAACGGCATTCAAAATCAGGACAGTGATGCGGTAAAAGCTTCCAGTGACTGGAAGGATTTCAATATAAAAGCATTTTCAGTCGATGACAGTGATTATATGGATTCTGTTGACAAAAAGCTGCAGAAGCAGACATATGAGAAAATGATGTATTTTGAGCATAAGGAAGGCAAGGAAACCATCCAGGACAATCAGGCAACTGTCACAGTGAAAATCAAGCAGTACGATTTCTCAAAAACTCTGAAATCCGGTATGGAGCAGGCGGAGAAGAAGGTACAGGAGCTTAGCAAAAAGGATGTCAGCGATGCGGAAACCGAAGCAGCCATCGCAACCGTTCTCTTTAAAAGTCTGCAGAAAACAGATGTCATGAAAACTACGGATGTCCAGATACAGCTGAAGAAAACAGAGGATGTCTGGATGGTGAGCAGTGATAATGCGCAGCTGGAAAAGCTGTTGAGTGCAAATCTCAATCTGATGCAGGAGCAGTAACGGACAGGAGCCCTGAGAAGCTTCTGTTTTTTATTTGAAGCAGACCTCTTCCGGGTTGCCAAAGCCATTCGCACAAACGATAAGCGCTAATATGCAGATTAATAAATATGAAGGAATCTGCATACCGCTGTATAGATTCTCTATCAGTATGTAGATTTCGAATGCATACATAGTACAAAATGGAGGTAGTATTAAGCAGCATCACAATACCGTATACTTAAGAACATCACTTCTCCCTGTTCGAACAGTCATCACGCATCGCTCAGGGATACGATAGAGGATACTCCTTTATGTATGAGATTACTGCCAGACGGTATTTTTTTCCTTATCAAAGCTATACTTATAATAAAACGGGCGAACAGCAGCTTTGAATAAACAAAAAAATAGGAAATTATACAATTTATTGTTGACATTTCTTTGAAAATAAGTAAAATAATAGAGGTAACCTTGGAGAGTTGGCCGAGCGGTTTAAGGCACCATCTTGGAAAGGTGGCGTAGTGAAAGCTACCGTGAGTTCGAATCTCATGCTCTCCGCCATTGATAATATACGTCCCATACGGGACGTTTTTTGTTTATGCTTACGCTGACTGAAAATCAGGGTAAAAGATACTTATGCAAAACACAGGCATGCTGTTATCAGAAAACAAGATAATCATATCGAATTATGTTCTGCACAGCATACAAAAAAATGAATAACCGGCACAGTAACTATAAACAAGGTATCAGGCAAAAGCACTGCTACGCTTTTTCGATAGTTAAGAAGTGTCATGTAACACTCCTTTCCAAAAAAAAGCGATTACTATCTGATGACGAATCGCTGATAACCTAATATAATTTCTTAATTTTGTATACTACATCCTTATATTGTATGACGAAACGAAATCATAGGAATGAATGTTAGGTGATGATGACTCATTAACAACGTTCCAGAGAATAGAAGCAGCCTTCCATTTGTCGTGAATCGAGCATTTCTTTGATCCTGGCAAAATCTTTTGAAAATTTATTCCATTCACAAACTGAATGATCATATTTTGCATCATCTGAATTGTTATAATAATTTTTTAAATTATATCACTTTCCAATACCTGTAAACGATTTTCAAACTTAGACCTGATCTTCTATTTCCTGTGTGCCCTGGCGCTGTGAGTTCCGGTTTTTGGTTTCCTTGATCTATATACACAATGAATTTCAGCTTGATAATCGACATCAGGAACTCTTTCTTGAATGTGAATTGCATGCATGAAAAGAGGAAAGCAAACAGATTCCCTGCATAAGCAGTATCATACTTTTTCTAAATTGTTCACCTGAATCAAATGCATAGCAGCCCTATTAAACAGCAGCATGAGCTGCCGGTATCAAAAAGATCAGTAACACATTTCCTCCGGTCTTTCCGCATAGCTGCAGGGGACGATGCGTATATGCTTTGCCATGCAAATTTCACGAAATGCCTCACTCAGTCTTCCGCTGCTTCCCCGCACACTGAGCACATCCCTTGCATCATCCTCCACATACATATGCTGCAGGGCAAGCAGCATCGCCAGCTTGTTATAGGTATGCTGCAGGGAATATCCCGGCTTCATCTGCATATGATGAATATTATCAAAGCCGCTCACTCCGTCAAACAAACGGGAGGTGATCAATGCATACATCATTTCATAATAGCGCCGGTATAAAAATGCCGCATTGTATTTGTCCCAGAGCATCTCCTTTGACTGCGGGTCCCAGGAATATGCAATATTGTCAATAAAGCGAATACATCCCACAAAGCAATCATAGGAATAGGCCGCCTTCATCTGAGATAAAAGTATTTCATGCTGTGTAAAATAATCGACACAGATACCAAATTTCACAGGGATTGGAAACGATTCCCTGCGCATCGCATCTATGAACGCATGATAGTCCATAATGGAACAGATATTCTGTGCCTGATACCATTCCTGCTGGCAGGGATATGTCGCCCTAACCTCTTTATATAAGGAAGCGCACTCAAGAAACATACTGGAAGGCTCCAGAATCACCAGCTGTGACAGCTTTGTTTTCTGCGCCTGCTCCACAAAAGCATCCAGCACATCCTTGCGATAATTCCCCTTTAATGTAATATGTCCATCCATACATTCCCTCCTGGTTTTTATGAAAAAACTCAGTCCGCCTGAGTTCTAATAACGAATTTTCTTAATTCTTCCAAAGCCGATGGTTCCCGGTCCAGTATGTGACATGATGACAGACTTGAAAATCCGCTGTTCAACCGGTTGTCCGCACGCCTCCTCCAATGCTGCCTTCAGCTCATCACTGACCTTTCGATTATAGGCATCAATGATCATCCAGTCATATTCCTTTGGATCGATATCCTTTAAAACAACCTCGATCCCCTCTTTATAAGCTTTTTTCAGGGTTCGCACCTTGTCAACCAGATCAATCGCCCCATGCTCCACCTTCAGCAATGGCTGTATCTTCAATAATCCTGCCAGCGCTGCGGCAGCAGGCGAAATGCGTCCGCCGTTTTTTAATGCGGTCAGAGTTTCCGGAATCAGAATAGCAAACAGCTCACCCTCCTGCTCAATCTTTTCCTTTGCCTGTACACACGTATATCCTTTTTCAAACATATCGCGAGCGGTTAACAGCATATGAACAACCGGATAACACACGAAATCAGAATTCAAAACAAACACGCGATTTTGATACGGTGATTGTTCCGCTATCCCCATCGCAACACGGCAGGTGCCGGATAAGGCCTTTGTCAGCGGTATGTAAAATATTTCATCGTAGCTTTCCAGCAGTTCATCCCACATACGGGTCATCGTACCGATGATCGGCTGTGCCGTTTTAACACTCTTATTCTGACCAAGTGCCTCGATAATATCCTGATCGGAAATTGTTTCTTCCTCGATAAATTCTTTTCCATTTATGGTAATGGGCATCCGTAAAACATGTATCCCAAGCTTTACAGCCTCTTCTTTGGTAATATCTGCGCTGGAATCACACATCAACGCTATTTTTTTCATGGAATCACTCCTTAAAAGGCATTATAACATTTCTACAAAAAAATTCAATAAAAGTATTTACAAAACATAATGAATAGGCTATAATATAACTCGCCTGATAAAATGTCAGGAACGCTATGGCGATTGTGGTGAAGTGGTTAACACAACGGATTGTGGCTCCGTCATTCGTGGGTTCGATTCCCATCAGTCGCCCCATAGAAAACAATCAGGAAGTCAATTGACTTCTTTTTTTATTTATAGGCAGTTGATTACCCCATGATAATGAAGACACAGGCAGACTATGTGAAGATAAGTGCCGGATTCGCAAATAGCTGTTAATCCATCCACAAGCGTGTATCGCAGGCAGCACATACGTAGAAATTCTTTTCACAGAAAAGATTCATACTTTTACAGAAAACGTGTTACAATAAATATAAATAAAAGGAGGCATTTTTTATGAATACCATCAGTGAGGATATTAAGAAAATCATGCTGGCAGGCATTGGTGCCGTTGCCACTACAGCAGAAAAATCAAAGGACGTAATTGATGCTCTTGTGAAAAAAGGTGAATTAACAGTTGAACAGGGTAAAATTCTGAATGAGGAGCTGAAGCATGACCTTCGGGAAAAGCTGAGAACTCCGGCTGATACGGAAAGCATCCGCAAGGATTTGGAAAAGGTCAGCAGGGACGACCTTGCAATGCTGAAGGCCCATATTGAAGAACTCGAAAAAGGCATGGAGAATGAGCAATCCGAATGAAGTGAAAACGCTGAGCAGTAAACGCCGGCTTGCTCAGATTCTGGGAATTCTGAAAAAGCATCATATCACAAAGGGAGTTGATCCGGTTAAGTTTCGGGAAATTCTGGAAGATCTGGGTCCTACCTTCGTTAAAATCGGACAGATCATGGCAAGCCGGCAGGATATGTTCAGTGAA
This region includes:
- a CDS encoding rod shape-determining protein MreD — its product is MAHIVFVIICFLIDEILTVIFPNSYLINDLLFIPNLGFCAMVLTIRKFSFLDSCLFAFGCGMIYDFCFANTFLLYAIIYTVIACLLQLWSKHMTETLIESLVLCIVTIFVKDLLIYCYMNFQRITSMSLMLWAERYELMTLLANAILVMVIVFLIRIKDDYLEMKALRIRKGEKVEWFRLKSKE
- the mreC gene encoding rod shape-determining protein MreC — protein: MSKLNRFQKIILGVIAFFVMIGILLRSMSGSVTSNIGYDVVTMLKYALIDYPTETVKNLFSDFANLWSVNEENDRLRYELSKNPSYKAKYVNEKQKNAELEEALGIKTSDDTYKRTWAKVILRDQATWNNEITIDKGSKEGIKAGMAVESTNGMVGKIKSVSAHTSVVKLLTSEDKLNSASIKILLDEKKSSLGVLQSYDVKRGCYIVLLFDDSSEIKKGMQVVTSGKGGGYPSGLLIGTVDSVQALSNQTGQTIYVRPIDDFQTFSVVSVIVEKGDE
- a CDS encoding JAB domain-containing protein, whose translation is MKVKELNKEERPREKALQHGIAALSNRELLALVLRSGTRSMSALELADEVLRHWSSMGDLGKANMQELMGLSGIKEAKAISLLAAFELGRRIAFDEVLHAPGIHHPQDILEWVNQQIGFEQQEHFLVLFLNQKNQLISSRVMFVGTLTNASVHPREIFREAMQLGCAKILCVHNHPSGDPQPSSADISLTRSIEECGVMTAIPLMDHIIVSRNTYFSFAQKGLLQPGLS
- a CDS encoding SPOR domain-containing protein, whose product is MHVENKRLIMLFGILFSVVFCLMYYVLFSFTLGKANDDKRTLYMNQVGLYEKAQSVQDMQEKLEKEGLKSYTMKQDKLTAVVCGVSSDEKESQQVQQKLKALKYSYIPKDVTVENSDVVKLIDEQAYDKALERIGK
- a CDS encoding DegV family protein, coding for MKKIALMCDSSADITKEEAVKLGIHVLRMPITINGKEFIEEETISDQDIIEALGQNKSVKTAQPIIGTMTRMWDELLESYDEIFYIPLTKALSGTCRVAMGIAEQSPYQNRVFVLNSDFVCYPVVHMLLTARDMFEKGYTCVQAKEKIEQEGELFAILIPETLTALKNGGRISPAAAALAGLLKIQPLLKVEHGAIDLVDKVRTLKKAYKEGIEVVLKDIDPKEYDWMIIDAYNRKVSDELKAALEEACGQPVEQRIFKSVIMSHTGPGTIGFGRIKKIRY
- a CDS encoding aspartyl beta-hydroxylase codes for the protein MNTISEDIKKIMLAGIGAVATTAEKSKDVIDALVKKGELTVEQGKILNEELKHDLREKLRTPADTESIRKDLEKVSRDDLAMLKAHIEELEKGMENEQSE